The segment AGGATAGCGGCGATAGTACCGCCAACTAATGATGCTATTGCAGAAATCGCCAGTGCAGATTCAGCACGACCTTGCATTGCCATTGGGTAGCCGTCAAACGTTGCGGCCAAGGCTGCACCGTCTCCCGGAGTGTTAATCAAAATGGAGCTGCGTGAACCACCGAACATCGCACCTATATAAACACCTGTCATGGTGATCAATGCAGCCGTAGGTCCCATCGCAAAAGTCATTGGCAATAGCACCGCAACACCTGTCGCAGGGCCTAAGCCAGGCAACATACCGACGATAGTACCCAGTACACCGCCCACAGTCACAAGTAATAGATGGTAAGGCTGTAAAGCAACGCCAAATCCATTCATTAAGTTAGATAAAATATCCATCATAATAGTTCACCCTATTCCCCGAATGGTAATGGTGGAAGGCTAATACTTAATAGCGTGTTAAATATGAAATAAACACCCACGGAAAATAACAGCGAGATAACAACACTTTTTTTCCACATATCTTTCCCGCTAGTAATAGTCATCATTACAACCATAAATAGAAATGTACTGATAACGTATCCAAGATGTTCAAATATAAGAGCGTAACCAACTGAAAGAATACAGGTATATAAAATACGACGACGGTCATTCTTCTTGCTAGCATCTTCATTTATTAAGTTTTTATATGCTTGTACTGAAGCGTTAAAATTACTTTTAACGAGTAAGAGCACACCAATTAAAAATGAAATTGCGGATACACCAAGAGGGAAATAAATCGGATCCATAGGATTACCAAATGCAGCTCTTGGCATCGAATACGACATATATCCGTAAATAACGCCAAAGCCTATTGCAAATAATCCCGTAAATGCGTCCCAGTTAGGACTGACATCATTTTTCTTCATAGGAACAAGACCTTATTGCTAGATTTAATTATTTTTAAATCAAGAATAAGAGGGAATATTCCCCTCTTATGTTGTAGATACAAAAAATTATTTTTTAGCGAAAATTTCGTCTAAAATTTCTTTATATTGATCGTTGGTTTTGGCTAAGAACTTAGTAAAATCTTCACCGTTTTGATATGCGCCATCCCAACCGTTACGTTTACGAGCTTCAGCCCATTCAGGTGTTTCCACCATGGTTTTAAGCGTTGTGCCCCAGTAAGCAACCGCGTAATCAGGCATATCTTTTGGTCCGAACAGACCACGCCAGTTTTCAAACGTTGTATCAATACCTTGTTCTTTCACTGTCGGGATATCCGCGATGACACCTTCGCCAACACGCTTGTCTGCAGTTTGTGCTAATGCACGTAAGTTACCGCTTTTCACCAACTGAACTACGTCACCAAGCCCTGTAGAGATAAGGTCTACGTGTCCACCCAGTACTTGAGCAACCGCGCCGCCGTCTTGGAAAGAGATGTAGTCAATTTGATTTAACTTCGGTACACCAGCAGCTTTAGCGACCATAAGGAACTGAATGTGATCCATACTACCCGCAGAAGAAGTACCACCAATTTTCACGGATTTTGGATCCTTTTTTAGAGCATCCATCACTTCTTTAATAGAGGTATATTTGGAGTCTTTAGAAACAACAAACGCACCATAGTCGGTAATTAATCGAGCGAGAGGAGTGGTATCTTGGTAGCTATATTTACTTGCTCCGGTTAAATGTGTGAGCAAAATTGGTGGAGAGTAAACAGAAATTAAATTGTCCTTACCCATCTGAGTCTGCATGTATGCAAGGTTCACTGCACCGCCGCCGCCAGGTCGGTTGGTAATCGGCATATTAGATTCGACTAGCTTGGTATCTTTCAGCGTTTTTGCGACTGTACGAATGGTTAAATCCCAGCCACCACCAGCACCAGCAGGAGCAATAAAAGACATCGTTTTAGGTGGGTAGTCTTTTGCTACTGCACTACTCAACGGCATAAATGCAACAGAAGCTAGGGCTGTACCAATCATTACACTTTTGATATTCATGTTCATGGAAATTCCTATTATTGTTATTGGAAACTATCCAACGCTTCACTAATTTTTCTTCATCAGTTTTGCGTCGATAAATTAATTATCCATGAGATATGTAATGTTATTTGTGAGTTAAAACTCTTAAGAATAGTTCTTTAATGCTGAAAATGGCGTTAATGAAT is part of the Vibrio diazotrophicus genome and harbors:
- a CDS encoding tripartite tricarboxylate transporter TctB family protein produces the protein MKKNDVSPNWDAFTGLFAIGFGVIYGYMSYSMPRAAFGNPMDPIYFPLGVSAISFLIGVLLLVKSNFNASVQAYKNLINEDASKKNDRRRILYTCILSVGYALIFEHLGYVISTFLFMVVMMTITSGKDMWKKSVVISLLFSVGVYFIFNTLLSISLPPLPFGE
- a CDS encoding Bug family tripartite tricarboxylate transporter substrate binding protein — translated: MNMNIKSVMIGTALASVAFMPLSSAVAKDYPPKTMSFIAPAGAGGGWDLTIRTVAKTLKDTKLVESNMPITNRPGGGGAVNLAYMQTQMGKDNLISVYSPPILLTHLTGASKYSYQDTTPLARLITDYGAFVVSKDSKYTSIKEVMDALKKDPKSVKIGGTSSAGSMDHIQFLMVAKAAGVPKLNQIDYISFQDGGAVAQVLGGHVDLISTGLGDVVQLVKSGNLRALAQTADKRVGEGVIADIPTVKEQGIDTTFENWRGLFGPKDMPDYAVAYWGTTLKTMVETPEWAEARKRNGWDGAYQNGEDFTKFLAKTNDQYKEILDEIFAKK